In Pseudoxanthomonas sp. SE1, the genomic stretch GAGGGCCTCAACCGCATCCAGGAGAACGCCCGCATCGCCTTCGAACTGATGTCGCGCGACATCCGCGCAGCCGGGGGTACCGCGTGCTCGAATTTCTCCGTCGTCGAAGGCGGCAGCGCCGAAGCGAACAGCTTCCGTGACGCGCCGGTTGCAGGCAGCGACACGGAGCTCGAAGTGATGTCGGGCGACGACACAGCGTACCGGGTGCTGGCGTCCACCAGCACCTCCGTCAGCCTGGATCCGGATGAACTCGATGCGGCCGACGAGGCCTTCGATGTCGGCGACATCCTGTTGTTGTGCAATGCGCGCAAGACCCATCTGGTGCGCGCCGACAGCGTGGCGGGAATGACGGTCGGCTTCGCGGCCCTGCCCGATGGCTACAACCCCAGCGAAGACGAGTTCGCACCGCCGGCCGCCGTCGTGCTGTCGCGCATGCGCGATGTCCGCTGGTTTGTTGCCGCCAATCCCAGAGGAGGCAGCTCTCTGTACGTGAGCCGCTCCGGCGGCGCGGGTGAAGAGGTCGCAGAGGGCATCCAGAACCTCGCCTTCGAGTACCTGGAGTCCGGTGCGAATGCGTACACCAACGCGCCCGGCAACTGGGTGGACGTGGTGGCCGTGCGCGTCACCATGACGCTCACAGGGCAGGACGTGGAGGGCAGGGCACTTACACGTCAGTCGTCGAATGTCGTCAGCCTGAGAGGGCGTACCCTATGAATTCCGTGAGTCGAATCCCGACGGTGTCCGCGGCGCGGGGTCAGCAGGGTGTCGCCCTGATCGTCGTGCTGATCCTGCTGATCGTGATGTCGATCCTGGGCATCGTGATCATGCGCAGTTCCGCCATGCAGGAACGGATGAGCGCCAATCTGCGCGACCGCAGCCTCGGTTTCCAGGCAGCCGAAGGGGCGCTCCGCTTTGCGCAGGACCAAGTGCTGGGAGCGGGCAACTGGGACACGCAGATCCCCACCCCTGCTAACTGTGCCAATGGTATCTGCCCCACCGGTTCGGATCCGGTATGGGTGCCAGTGCCTCCTGGGGCATATGACGAAGTGCGATTGGCGGATGCGGCCCCCGAGTACTGGATCGAGTATCTCGGTGTGGGGCCGGGCTACAAGGGCGCCTGCGACACCCTTCCGCCCTCGGTCGATTGTCAAAGTCCGATGTATCGCGTCACCGCCCGCAGCCGAGGTGTCGGCCGTGCGGATGTGATGGTCCAAGCCAATATCGTAAGCCGCATCCCGGAACCGGGGACCTGAGCCATGAAGAACATTCGAATCAAGAAGTCGTCTGGCGCCACGCGCCAATGGTGGGCGGCTCCGGCGGCTTTCATCGCAACCCTTCTGGCGCTGCCGGTCAATGCCGGCATCGCGATCCCGGAGGATCCGCTGACCACGGCCAGCCGTGTGGCGCCGAACGTCCTCTTCATCCTCGACGATTCGGGGTCGATGGCGTTCACGAGCATGCCGGAAAACCCGCCGAGCACGGGCACACCGAACGTGGCCAGTCGCGCGTATACACGGAATACGCTGTACTACAACCCGACGGTGACCTATCTGCCGTGGATGAGGGCGGACGGCACTCGCATGACAGGCGGCACGAGCTTCACGGCCGCGTACGGTAGCTTCAATCTGGTGGGCGGCGGCACCATCAATCTTGGCGATGCCTCCAGTTGCCGTCGATACAACTACAACAGCAATGCCACCACGGATGAGTTGAGTAGTGGTGGCAGCCAGGTGTGCGGTGGCGACCAGGTGTTCTATGCCCCCAAGGACACGTCGCGCACGGATGCCGCCTATCTTGATGTGGGCGTCAACTACTACCGGTATCACGTTACGGGCGGAGACGTCATTCGCTCGGAATACGGCAATGTTGTCCGGTCCAACCAGCAGAACGTTGCCATCAATGGGGCTACGCCGTATTCCGGGACGCTGGGCAACAACACTGCGGTGGATCATGCGCTGGCCACGGTGACGGCAAATGTGGTGCTCGAGGTCACCATCCAGAACACGGAAACGGGCAACAACACGCGGAATCTGACTTACTGGGTCTACAGTCCCGGTGGCGTGCAGGTATGCACCGGCACGGTGGGCAAGGGCAACAACGCGCTGTGTACCGTCAACCCGACCGCGTCGGGCCAGTACCACGTGTGGGTGCAACGTAACAACGACCGCAGCACGGCCTACCGGCTCAGCGCGATCCGTTACACCACCAACAGTTGCGATGGCGCCACCAGCGGTTCGGGCTGGATCAACTGCCAGTCGAACACGACGCCAACAGGGCGTACGGTCACGGCTGAGCACACCAACTACGCCACCTGGTTTTCCTATCACCGGAGCCGCATGAAGGCTGCGAAGGCGGGCGCCAGCGAGGCGTTCTCTTCCCTGGACAGCAAGGTGCGCGCCGGCTTCAGGACCATCTGGGACCGTAGCGGAAGCCGTTTCGACATTCCCGTCAATGACGGCAACGATGGTCGGTTTGTCGACAGCACGGGGGACGTGGTGACCACCTCGCGTTCGACATGGTACAGCCGCTTGCAGAACGTCATCGGTTACAACGGTACGCCCCTGCATGGCGCCCTGGACGGCGCGGGCCAGTACTTCAGCAGCAACGCGCAGTCGGGCCCCTATGGACCGCAATCCGGCGTGAATCAGTATTCGTGCCGCCAGAACTTCGCCATCCTGACGACCGACGGCTACTGGAACAATGTCGACATCGATGCCGGAAACCAGGACAACGCTGCCGGCGACGCCATTACTGGTCCTAACAATCAGAGCTTCCAGTACTCGCCCGGTGCGCCGTATCAGGATGCCTATTCGAACACCCTGGCCGACGTGGCGATGAAGTACTGGAAGACCGACCTGCGAACAGAGTCGCACATGACCAACAATGTGCCACCCACCGCCGCAAACCCGGCGTTCTGGCAGCACATGGTCACGTTCGGCATTTCCATCGGTCTCAGTGGCCGAAAAGGCTGGTCGAGTGTCGCGGCGGTGCCCGCAAATGCGACTTGGAATGACCCCACCGATACGGAAGACGCCGATCGCATCGACGATCTGCTGCACGCGGCCGTGAACGGGCGAGGTACGTTTGTCTCTGCGTCGAACCCGTCCGAGTTCACCGCGGGCCTTGGCGAGGCGCTGGCCGCGATCGCCCAGCGCACGAGTTCCTTCTCCAACGTCGCGGCCAACTCCGTATCGCTCGATACCGGTTCCCAGGTGTTCAACGCGAGCTATGTCTCCGGCGTATGGACTGGCCAGCTGACGGCGCGTCCGGTGACCACCAGCGGTGTATCCGGCACGATCAGCTGGACGTCTTCGATACCCGCCTGGACCACGCGCAAGGTCTTCACCAGTACCGGCACGGCCGGCACGACATTCCCGAGCGGCACGCAGTCAGCTGCGCTCGCCCGTACCGGCGGACCCGTCAACTACCCGGCGACGGGCGAGCAGAACGCCAACTACATCAAGGGCGACGCGACGCAGGAAGAACGCAATGGCGGGCTGTTGCGCAACCGCACGTCCGTCCTTGGCGACATCGTCGGCTCGTCGCCAGCCTACGTGAAGGACACCAACACGCTGTACGTGGGCGCCAACGACGGCATGCTGCATGCGTTCGACGCGCGCACGGGCGTCGAGCAGTTCGCCTA encodes the following:
- a CDS encoding PilC/PilY family type IV pilus protein, with the protein product MAPNVLFILDDSGSMAFTSMPENPPSTGTPNVASRAYTRNTLYYNPTVTYLPWMRADGTRMTGGTSFTAAYGSFNLVGGGTINLGDASSCRRYNYNSNATTDELSSGGSQVCGGDQVFYAPKDTSRTDAAYLDVGVNYYRYHVTGGDVIRSEYGNVVRSNQQNVAINGATPYSGTLGNNTAVDHALATVTANVVLEVTIQNTETGNNTRNLTYWVYSPGGVQVCTGTVGKGNNALCTVNPTASGQYHVWVQRNNDRSTAYRLSAIRYTTNSCDGATSGSGWINCQSNTTPTGRTVTAEHTNYATWFSYHRSRMKAAKAGASEAFSSLDSKVRAGFRTIWDRSGSRFDIPVNDGNDGRFVDSTGDVVTTSRSTWYSRLQNVIGYNGTPLHGALDGAGQYFSSNAQSGPYGPQSGVNQYSCRQNFAILTTDGYWNNVDIDAGNQDNAAGDAITGPNNQSFQYSPGAPYQDAYSNTLADVAMKYWKTDLRTESHMTNNVPPTAANPAFWQHMVTFGISIGLSGRKGWSSVAAVPANATWNDPTDTEDADRIDDLLHAAVNGRGTFVSASNPSEFTAGLGEALAAIAQRTSSFSNVAANSVSLDTGSQVFNASYVSGVWTGQLTARPVTTSGVSGTISWTSSIPAWTTRKVFTSTGTAGTTFPSGTQSAALARTGGPVNYPATGEQNANYIKGDATQEERNGGLLRNRTSVLGDIVGSSPAYVKDTNTLYVGANDGMLHAFDARTGVEQFAYVPRIVNMGNLSTLSRGDYTHKFFVDGPISVTSRSLTPGRNILVGTLGKGGKGVYALDVSAPAAATADSIHKWELAETPESNMGLVLGKPILARVQGGSTAAIIGNGINSTNERAVLVVLNAETGAVIREIDTGVGSALAPNGLFAPTGVYGADGRTLAYVYAGDMLGNVWKFNLSDSTPGSWSVARLFSAQDPDGNAQPITAGVAVATNPRTNKRWVFFGTGRYLTASDADSTSTSVQSMYGVMDEDAAYSRSSLTQRTIAVTGDTVNGYPVRAFEARTGLPATSKGWFIDLPVAGERIVQDAQVVSTFLVTASMVPTGNACDADGTGFINALDAFTGTSAGGSYFDLDGDGHTDDAAVGGDNLPVGSVNVGIGMPTLPNLLRGLVVVGGTGGGDLRSPRTSTPRWDRASWREIRRD
- a CDS encoding PilX N-terminal domain-containing pilus assembly protein, which encodes MSRIPTVSAARGQQGVALIVVLILLIVMSILGIVIMRSSAMQERMSANLRDRSLGFQAAEGALRFAQDQVLGAGNWDTQIPTPANCANGICPTGSDPVWVPVPPGAYDEVRLADAAPEYWIEYLGVGPGYKGACDTLPPSVDCQSPMYRVTARSRGVGRADVMVQANIVSRIPEPGT
- a CDS encoding prepilin-type N-terminal cleavage/methylation domain-containing protein, which produces MKPVRNRMGALPHREAGFSLIELMVAMVLGLLVAGAALAILQSNQTTYRSNEGLNRIQENARIAFELMSRDIRAAGGTACSNFSVVEGGSAEANSFRDAPVAGSDTELEVMSGDDTAYRVLASTSTSVSLDPDELDAADEAFDVGDILLLCNARKTHLVRADSVAGMTVGFAALPDGYNPSEDEFAPPAAVVLSRMRDVRWFVAANPRGGSSLYVSRSGGAGEEVAEGIQNLAFEYLESGANAYTNAPGNWVDVVAVRVTMTLTGQDVEGRALTRQSSNVVSLRGRTL